The Toxotes jaculatrix isolate fToxJac2 chromosome 14, fToxJac2.pri, whole genome shotgun sequence genomic interval CACTCATAATGCATTAGGTTCTATGTAACAGCACCACCACTCTCTTCATCTATTGTTTTACATGTGGGTTtcttgtacaaaaaaaaaagtgttcctGTTGATGAATAACTCCAAATGGTGCCGCATGAAATCTGCATTTGTCCATCACCAGTCTTATCAATGCAATATCAACTTATCCATTTCAGTACAGTCATGACCTGTGTTATTGTGTAATTGTGCAATGAGAGGATACTTTCTGCCTTCACTTAAACCTTAactctgttttgctgttgatTCACCTCCAGAAGCTCACTGTCAATAAATCTGGCATGTGTTCATTGATATTCCCATTCCATGCATCTGATATAGGTGTTTGACATTCTCCTGTGTTTGACtagcacacaaaacacaccttaaatttcattcataaaacaaTCCATGGCTTCATGGCATATGTACACAGGTTGATATGTGTTTGAACATCACATTTTATCGAATGTTTTGATGTGTTGACTCACAGTTTGGGCCTGGGTGTAATATTTCATTTAGTTTgtagaaaaagttaaaaaaaaaaacacacacacacggttctTTTAGTTACTCAAGAGCCGCAGTGTACAGTGTTTCTGTTAACAATGcttatgtttttctttgccttatTTTTTGAGTATACACTAAGTCCTCTGAAATCAAGACGATTTCTGTAAGTTTATTTTTTCTACAACTTTTTGGCTGTATTCCTTTCACTGCGTTAGACACAGAATATGCAAACATTTCATGTAAATTTCCCATCCAAAGATTTTGAAagtaaatatatgaaaaaaatccATATAATGTAATACCTGTTTTACTTGGTAATAAAGAAGAGGAAATATGAGACCTGAGAGATCTCCCTCTCATTTGTTCAAAGATATAGAAGAATACCTATTATATATGTCATATTGTACACAAAAAGTCTGAACTTTTACAAAGTAAAATCATGTAAGAATAATAGCCAGATTGTATGATAACACATGATCCTATAAAAGTTAATCACTCAATCAGATTTACACTGTATAGTATGTAGACATGTGGGTATTACAATTCTTAAACTGTCATTACAGGCTTTTCAGCTTTGCAGCGTTTCAGTTCTTAGATCTCGCGAGGCTTCAGCAGGGAGCCTTCGTGCATGGAAACCACTCCTTCTGACTCATAGGTTCAtggttgtcatggaaacacCAAACTCTGCGGGGCTAACTGCTCGGCTCTGCCCGGTTCAGGAGGCCCAGAAGTCGGTAAAAACGTGTTAAATTTCCTTAGGTGTTATTTCTCAACGTCCCATTTGTCCTGTAACTTTATACTCACCTATACCCGGTTAACGTTAACCCATTGAATTATCAGTTTACAAACGAGTCAACGCCACAAATGAATTAGTTATGAGCTAGCAAAGTTAGAATCGTTTTAACTCCCAAGTGCTCCGAGTGGTGGTACAGTGTGCTACGGTACTGTTTGTTTTGATATTAATTCAGCTAGCGTCCACATGTAAGCTTGGTTATCATCCTGTTAAGACAACTAAAGGACGGGGAAGCTGTCATGTCCGATCTGCTTAAGGACAAATctcaaaaaagagagaagaggacaggCAAAGTGCCGTCAGAGggaagccatggagtcagaggaaaggaaacaacTGGCAGGACTAAGGAGTGAGTAGGCTGTGCAAGAGACATGGACGAATATCCACCTTTTATCATTCTTGTATTCATGTGAGTCATCTTCATTAATCATACCCAACTGGCATAGGTTGCAACTGATAATGAGAAAGCATTTCCAACTATATTTGATTGAGAAGTTTTTAAACAGCTCTTCTTCAATTATTATTTAGCTGGAAGTCACTCAGCCACAGAACATAAATACCATAACCCTTCTTCTTTCAATTTCTTTCAACTTCTTTCAATATGATCTTGTCTTTCAGCTCCGTAAGTATTGTGTCATCCTTGGATGAACTAGGACACCATGATGACCACGCTCGGACGGCTGTAACAATGGAGAACACCTACCAGATGGGTGAGACATCATTCGCCTTAATGACAAACACTCTGCACCACACCGTCATCACCAGCTACAGATGTAACAGTTATACAACTTTCATTCTTTCAGCAGAGTCAATGCATTAAAAATCTCTTACTCGGGCAATAATTTATCTCAGCTTTTCAATTGATGCATTCTTCTTTTCAAGTTCAAATCAATGCGTCactatattttgttttttactaaCCAAAGGAACTGTTCAAGAAATTAACCTTAATTGTCATGGTGTTGTTGCGTTTGTTTTTTGGGCCACAGGACCTTACAAACGCATCCCTGTCTCCGCTGTCACAGACATACTGAAGGATGTACTTACCAGTTACCTCCAAGAGGAGAAATATGAAGTGGAGTGGtctcaaaaaatgacaaaaacaatatgTGAGGtaactaaaaatgaaaaactcgTTCGTCCAGCACCTTTTGAATACCTTTGAATTTCTTCTGCTTTATTAAGGCTGATTTTTTTGATTGGCTTTCCCAGGTGATAAGAGCCCGTGTGAAGGACCTCATGATCCCCAGATATAAGATAGTAGTCCTGGTCCACATCGGCCAGCTCACCGGGCAGAGCATGCAAATCAGCAGCCGCTGTCTGTGGGATTCATCTAATGACACCTTCGCCTCCTACTCTTTCAAGAACAGCTCTCTGTTTGGCGTGGCAACTGTCTATGCTGTTTACTTTGAGTGAATCATAGGCATTGCATGCACACTGATAAATACACAGGAATCGTTTTAGTTATGCATTTCTGACAGTTATAAAAAGATTGTTGAGTTCTTTATCTATGTCGTTAATTTAGCCTTGtattaaatgataaaacaagAACTTGTAACCAAAattcattgtattttttatttttgctatcATGGAAAATGAAATCACATCATCCTGACACTGTTATGAGCATTATATTTCAAACTAATGAATGGCTGCAGTAGAGTGGTGATGATCTCCTTTGGATGTTCCTCTTCAGCAGAGCATGGAGAGGTCACTCCTTTGGCAGCCTAGTTGACAGCACACTGTTATAAGTGCTTGGTTTTGATCACGCCAATGACGGACCATCACTGGTGCAGCTGTCGTCTTAAGGAAGTTTGGCTCCCTGTTGCCTGCCAAAAGATACCAGTGTTTGTTTACCAGAAGTCAAGGCTGTTGTTTTGTAATATGGTTTAGAGTTGTGTTATTTAGAAGAAAGTTCTAAAGGAAAATACAAGTGACTATGTACTGACCAGCTGGCAAAGCGTCCTCTGCTTCCATCAGTCTTCTCCACCTGGATCCTCCACAAGTGTACACCACCGCTCGCAAAAATGCCCGACCACACAactttagtgtgtttgtgttatccTGTGTCTGAGCCTGTGCTACATACAACACGCACAGTAGCGCCGCAAGCAGGAGTAGGGATCTCATGGAgaaaaaagaagctgagatcCCGTACCAGGATACCTTATACACAAACAACGTCCTTTGTTGATTTTCAGAAAACAACTGCCCGGATCCGTCCTTTTATGTCTACTCCCTCGGTGATGTCACACACTGTCCCAGGTAAATCCTGAGGAAGCGGCGTCTTTTATCTTGGATAACCATCATGTGCTTTTAACAACGGATGTCACTCTGGCCATTCGGGATATGTGTGGGAATCTGGGCCATTGTGAGGATCGCTGATTGACTACATATTGGTAAATGTTAAAGGGAAAGAATTGCACTTTTATGTCTGGACTGCGGGGTTTTTTATTGCCATGGATTTAGTAAAGTGTTTCCTAATGGATCGCTTGAGATATCCCTCCTGCAACAAACTCAGGTGATGGCTCTCTACATAGCAACATAGTGGAGTGTGTGGCCACTATCACGAACATAAATCAGTTATTCCGAGAAGAGACAGTTGCATTTGCTGGTTCATTCACAGAGTTGACCTCAAAACACTCATTACCAgcccatgtgtgtgtataaaagttTGGCTGGTAgccaaaatcaaaaacatagtttgttttgttaaggTTATATCTTCAGTTGGTATAACATTTTGAATGTTACTCAGGTCTTTTGCACTGTGTCACTACATTGTGAATGGGTTTGTGCTTCACGGCATCTGGTGGCCAGAAATCCCAGTAACTTCCCTTACTTGTTTCACATTGTACAATCCTTTATCTCTCAGATTCTAGTACTTTacatcaacatttcacttttatgAAACTCATCCCTGTATTCAAGGTTCTCTAACCTCCAAGGGCCCCGCTTTAATTCAGTCAGAACTGAGGCCCTAGTGATCAGATCCAGGTAACTGGAAAGCACTATGATAAACACACGTAGGTAATGTTataattagtttaaaaaaaaaatacagggagTTACTAAAATGGGGTATGTTACTGTTTCAGTCTTTTACTTTGAAACCATTATTAGGTAAAAGTGTCAGGAAACAACAGCCAATACATACCAGGGGTGCCTGCTGATTGCTCAGTTGTGTCATTTAGGTTAACAGAAACTGTGTATACGTATTAATGCCTACCTGATAACCACAAAGTCATCATTAATAatatctgtgcttttcctgctatgataAGAACAAATGTTTGCTGGGTGTTTCATAACAACCAGGACATGTGAAATTACAGTATATACAACAGAacttctgaatttttttttgtctgatctTGAGTGAATATAAAGTGTAAACTCTTCTTGGAATCCCACTTTGCTCTGAACCTGATATATTTGTTTAGATTCTTTTCAGGATTTGTTCTCATGTTTGTTCCAGTAAATGGCCAACGGATCGATGTCACAAAACCCGAAGATGGGAGACTAAAACTGAAAGCCTGAATCAGCATATATGCCTCTGTCCTTTTATGGATTAACTGTATTCCTATATGTTGTAAATATCACTGGATCAAGGTCTATGtataatttacatttattctgcatttagaaacaaaataatgagctgaaaacatccatttttttctcttttctcattttagAGCATGATGCTACATTTGATTTTCCTTATTTAGATATAATGATAATTCACAGACTTACAGCTTTTTTGAATAATGTGTACAATGTTTAAACTTATATGTTCATGTCAagtattttttaatgaatataaTTCAACATACTGAATATGATAGTACATGTGTGTCACTACACCCCACAGGTTttggaaacatcatgttcttgATACTGCAGGTGGGCGGGGCTCTACATCCGGGTACTACCGCTGACCCCTGACGTGACCCTGCAGGATTGCAAACATGGCGGAGGtaagacagagaaataaatattcggaaaaaaaaataaatttacacAGCTGGATAGTTCGTTCAGTCGAATGTGTCCATCGTTTGAGTGTTGTAGCTTTAATACACGAAATTAAGAATCAGCTGTTTGCGTTGCTAGATAAGAGCTATTTCTCGGCACAAACATGTTTAGGAAACTTCGgatttagctaacgttagctgcgCTAGCCCTGGCGGACGGGAGCTGCGGCGTTAGCGATGTTACTTCGCGGTTTTGTTTAAGAATACTTAACTATCCATGTTAACGTTTTTAATTAGACGTGTAGCAATAGTTTCATGGTTAGCGAagtttttatgtgttgttttttggtCAGTATTTGCGGGTGGTTAATACCAAGCTCAACTTAGACGCGCTAGCTAGATATATTAAGGAGAATTAGCCTGCAACTTGTAATGTAAGTTAGCCAGTGGAGTAAATTAACCTATTAAGCACTCGCCTgttgtgctaagctaagtgtAGTTGAGTGGAGGCGGTAAGCGCCACTGTTTGCTGTGGTGTTCACATCACTGAGCTGCTACCGAAATTTTCCCGCAGGAAGTGgtgacagtcttctttgtttcttttcttgttgAACTGCAGTCAGCTTTTAGGGCACAAGGTCGGGCGCGCTTTTTCTGAACTCCCATTTATGCCCTCCTGCCAGAGTAACTTGAATGTGTCATGTTACGGACACCGAAGAACCGTTTCTAATTGTACATCTATCGTTATATTTGCCTCTGACGCTGttctttaactttatttatgtTCTTTCCCGTTTTCCAGCCCTCCCTCGGGAATTCGAGCCCAGGTACATAAAGTTGGATCCTTCCTGTTGTTTGGTTGTAGGGCACAAATTTGAAATAGTTGTACAGACTTGAATCGAATATGAATTAAATTTAATGCTTAAAGGAAATGTTATGATTTAAATGTAAAGAACGTGTAAATAACAATATTTAATGAATGATGTTGAACGTTTTCTGGTCGTTTCTTTGTACCATTCTGGTTGTTAACAACGGTAAAACATATTCTTAATCAAGATTATTTTGAAAACactaaatgtatatatatatatatatatatatatgtataataataataagtttgTCTAACATCAGCGATATTGCCATGATGTTTTGATTGTTGGTAGTTAATTCTACGGATTTGCCAAAAGAGagattcacatttggttattTTAACTGCAGAGGTTTTAACTGAATTTTGATACGTTTTATTACATCATGATTTAACCAatattgtaaatataaaattacatatACTTGGTTGGATGATTTTTATCCATATCTCCCAGACCAGTACCTTAATACGTCTGTAATCTGCTTACACAGTATattcaaacaaaaatacagattagACCTTTATTTGTTCCAAATTTCcttatgtaaatgtttaataCAGTCATATTTTCAGTCTAAATTAACAGTTTCTCTTTAATTTTGCGGCTTATTTTTCTAGGAGGTTCAGCAGGTTCCGATGACCATGATTTCGACCCATCAGCAGACATGCTTGTCCATGACTTTGATGATGAGCGCaccctggaggaggaggaaatgttgGAGGCAGCAGACGACACCAACGCCAACGAGATTGAAGATCTTGCACGGGTGAGTTTCAGGCTTTCAgcacatatttaatttttatcaGCCCTATATGGAAAAAAATTGCAAGGTAGTGTCTTCCTCAGTTTTCTGTTTAGAGGTTAAAAAGTGGTGTAACTTTTCTAATAGGAAGGAGAGATGCCCATTCATGAGCTGCTGAGTCTGTATGGTTATGGGGGCGGCTCAACAgcagatgaggatgaagaggaggatgaagaacctgaagaagaagaggatgatgatgaggatgacgaggaagaggagcttGACAATGACGAAAGCAGCAGAAGCACTGGCGAATTGAAAAGAAATGAGGTATGTTGGTGTTTCTTAACAGTGAGGTTTCAACACTTAAtacacagtgttgtgttgagtgtttctgtgtaattTCAGCAGTATTTGTAACATGTggctttttttgtgtatgtttttaggGTGAGGGTGTTAAGAACTCATCAGGACAGGGGGATGAGGCCGAGGCAACCTCTGAGGGCCGCACACGCTCAGTCAGGTCCCTTGGCACAGCAGAACTTATTCGTCCTCAGAAATTAATGTATTTTGAAAGTATGTTCCAACTTAtcttctttgcttttgttgCAGCTCTGTTGTATGTGTTTATTCCTGTATTAGAAAACACTGCAGATTTTCTTTTGCGATTTCGCTGGTTAAATGGATGTCACATTGTGTCTTAGGCAATAATGATGCAGAGGAGGAgtcagatgaagatgaggacTATGTTCCatctgaagactggaaaaaggtATGTAAGAATTTAATTTATCAATattaaacagtttattttacgCTGCCAAAGACATTTCCTAGAATTAAAAACGTTTTAATTCCAGcaaaaacatcttaaaacaaatttatttgCAACATATGCAGTGTCAGTTTTCATGCTCGTCTAATCCTTTTGACTTTGCCAGTCTACCCTCAGtctgaactgtgtgtttattcccAACAGGAGATTATGGTTGGGTCCATGTATCAGGCAGAAACCCCTGTTGGCCTGTGTAAATATAAAGACAATGAAAAAGGTGAGCTGGCTGGtttgtcgtctcgctgtcaacaTCTGCATATTTAAGCCACAACACTGTATACACAGTATAAACCAAAGTTGGTATAGTGGACATAGGTTTGTTGTCTCATTGCCCACTCTCTGTCCTGTAGTTTATGAAAATGACGACCAGTTATTGTGGAACCCCGAGTGTCTTCCTGAAGGCAAAGTAGTGGAGTTCCTGACAGAGGCGTCGAGGCGAACAGGAGATGAGAAGGGAGTAGATGCAATCCCAGAGGGATCTCATATCAAAGACAATGAACAGGTGAGACCAAGACATCTGCAGCATCTGTAATGTGTATTCAAGGATATGTCTGACCATATccctctgtatttttcttgttgttaagaaatcccatgaaaagaccaaaacaaacaatgaattgatcctaATAAGTTTTGTCTGTTTAGCTAAAACCTGATGTAGCTTATTCCTCTGAGCCGCAGAGCTCGATTGTTGTCCAAAAATAATTAAACGCACATCAGTGAGACTctctgttgcactgggtgacgtgtgtgtttgttgcagtaAACACTGGCACAGTTGTCTGAtcccacacacaccatcctgctgaCATAAATACTCACTAATGCAACAAATGCGTCATTACTGCTGAAAATGTTTCCAAAGAAATTAACTGTTTCCTCCTATTTGACTAATGTTTGCTCAGAAGTACAGTGTCCAGCTGCTGTAGGTCATTACATGGCATGGCATTACATTTGAGTAGGAACAATTGAGCTTGGGGCTGGAGAAGTAAGAAGAAAGACTAATGCGTTGTAGATCTGAATTGTAAGATAATGTCATCCCTATGCTTTTAATCAAGTGAGTAtggaaaatgtatgaaatgtttATAGTTTTCCATGTGGCTTATGTAAACATGTTTGATTTGTCTGTGTCCCTGCAGGCATTGTATGAACTGGTGAAATGCGACTTTGACACAGAGGAAGCTTTAAGAAGACTTAGGTTTAATGTAAAAGCAGCCAGAGGTGAGCAGACTCTCGCTAAAATGcacttcatgttttcatcttaAATTTCCCCTCAGATTTCTCAGATGTAACGTGACTGATCTGCGCTTTGGGTATGTGATCGTAGTACAGATGCAACATTAATGCTCATCTTCTTTGTAACAGAGGAGCTATCTGTCTGGACTGAAGAGGAGTGTAGAAACTTTGAACAAGGACTAAAAGCTTATGGCAAAGACTTTCATTTAATACAGGCCAACAAGGTAAGAGATGTGTTAAAAAGCTCATCAACCAATTCAGATTAACATGTCATGATTACATATTTAtaacatgttttctttacatgacaaataatttaaaatttatattgatgtgtttgctgttttgtgGCTGTTGGATGCTCAGGGTTGGAATCTGCTCCATTTCAACCTTGTTGCACTTTGAGACAAATCAAATTCCTTAGTTTTTGCAGCGTTTGAGTCTGTGCATCACATGACTTTTGTCCCTAACAGTAATTTGATTTGTCTCTTATTTGAAAACTTGTGCTGAATCTATCTCTTCAGACGATGGTAATAATGGTCATTTCATGTCTGCTGAATTAAATCTTTCAGGTGAGAACTAGGTCTGTAGGAGAATGTGTGGCCTTTTATTACATGTGGAAGAAGTCTGAGCGTTATGATTTCTTTGCACAGCAAACCAGACTTGGGAAAAGGAAATACAACCTTCACCCTGGTGTCAcgtgagttttattttttatacgTTCAGCTGTGGAAGTAATTGCTAATATAGACATCATAATGTATTAAAGGAAGAAATCCTATTCCTGTTTCAAGTTGGTGTGTTTGgtcatgtttgttgtttgtaataTTCCAATAGAATAATTCCAATTTGTAATATTCTAATAGAAGTCTATTCAAAAGCACAATACAAACATCAGTCcttggtttgttttgtgttaaaatAAGTCAACTGCTGGTGCGTCCTTCCTTCACACACATAAAGCTTTATTCAAATTtgcagattttaaatttaaaaagtgaaagaaaaatttGGTGATTTCAAGGTGGTTGAGGGATCTACATTCAGAAAACATGAGCACACTGGGGAACAGGTCTCAGATAACAAACCTATGCTTCCCCTGAACTGTGGTGTCCTGTTGGTATTTTCCATACTGCTGGCTCAGTCGTGATGATGGGAACAACAATTTTTATTAGCTTTATTTTAATGAACATCAGTTCTTATTCTGTTGAAATGCCTCAGTAAgccaataaaataaatttatacTGGTGCATGAGAGAAAACAAGGAATCCTAATCTGTAAAGTGCAAAGGCAAACCTGAGCTCTGGGTAGGCAATTCAAACTTGATATAAATTTTGTCTTTCACTATAATTTATGGGAATAGCATTACATTAATTTACTGCCAGGCTCAAAATGAAGAAACATTGTGTTAGTCCAGCCAAGGAATGTAACAGCAATGAAGCCAGACTTGAATCTTAGATCGATTGATCCTTACGTGGGTCTAATGTGGTCTGTAAGGATGGATTTTCATACaaccacagcactgcagcaaaTTGTTGGGACTGACTAAAGGTCTTGAAGCATGAGGCTTGTAAGAAACAGGACCATTCAGTGTAGAGTTGTACTCCAGGACCCACCTGCAGTCACTGTATCACCATATCAAAAGTGGAGTTTATGTAACGGGCCGTGTACCGCTGTGTGTCATCAGAGACTACATGGACAGATTACTGGATGAGACGGAGAGTGCGACATCCAGCAGGGCGGCATCGCCACCTCCCACcacttccagcagcagcaccagccaCTCTGAGAGGGAGGACAGCAGCAGTCAGAACGGTGAGCTCAGGAGTGTAAAGTACTTTAATgagtgcatacacacaaacaaacagctttttgagatgtgtttcattttcaggtgCAGTACCGGATTAGTTctaag includes:
- the dynlt5 gene encoding dynein light chain Tctex-type 5 — protein: MSDLLKDKSQKREKRTGKVPSEGSHGVRGKETTGRTKDSVSIVSSLDELGHHDDHARTAVTMENTYQMGPYKRIPVSAVTDILKDVLTSYLQEEKYEVEWSQKMTKTICEVIRARVKDLMIPRYKIVVLVHIGQLTGQSMQISSRCLWDSSNDTFASYSFKNSSLFGVATVYAVYFE
- the mier1b gene encoding mesoderm induction early response protein 1b isoform X1, whose protein sequence is MAEPSLGNSSPGGSAGSDDHDFDPSADMLVHDFDDERTLEEEEMLEAADDTNANEIEDLAREGEMPIHELLSLYGYGGGSTADEDEEEDEEPEEEEDDDEDDEEEELDNDESSRSTGELKRNEGEGVKNSSGQGDEAEATSEGRTRSVRSLGTAELIRPQKLMYFESNNDAEEESDEDEDYVPSEDWKKEIMVGSMYQAETPVGLCKYKDNEKVYENDDQLLWNPECLPEGKVVEFLTEASRRTGDEKGVDAIPEGSHIKDNEQALYELVKCDFDTEEALRRLRFNVKAAREELSVWTEEECRNFEQGLKAYGKDFHLIQANKVRTRSVGECVAFYYMWKKSERYDFFAQQTRLGKRKYNLHPGVTDYMDRLLDETESATSSRAASPPPTTSSSSTSHSEREDSSSQNGIASHNSSHPGDGAQLPPTNQVKAESAQSNGPSHPQVESSPTSDNNSNGCSQPTAPSHDRNGSLEPPPDHRHTAAVALDRPAKRCRTEAEPLGQSEVEPSRTPEN
- the mier1b gene encoding mesoderm induction early response protein 1b isoform X2, coding for MAEPSLGNSSPGGSAGSDDHDFDPSADMLVHDFDDERTLEEEEMLEAADDTNANEIEDLAREGEMPIHELLSLYGYGGGSTADEDEEEDEEPEEEEDDDEDDEEEELDNDESSRSTGELKRNEGEGVKNSSGQGDEAEATSEGRTRSVRSLGTAELIRPQKLMYFESNNDAEEESDEDEDYVPSEDWKKEIMVGSMYQAETPVGLCKYKDNEKVYENDDQLLWNPECLPEGKVVEFLTEASRRTGDEKGVDAIPEGSHIKDNEQALYELVKCDFDTEEALRRLRFNVKAAREELSVWTEEECRNFEQGLKAYGKDFHLIQANKQTRLGKRKYNLHPGVTDYMDRLLDETESATSSRAASPPPTTSSSSTSHSEREDSSSQNGIASHNSSHPGDGAQLPPTNQVKAESAQSNGPSHPQVESSPTSDNNSNGCSQPTAPSHDRNGSLEPPPDHRHTAAVALDRPAKRCRTEAEPLGQSEVEPSRTPEN